GTGGGGGCAAAACGGCTGGGCTTTAAAGCTACAAAGCCTGAAAGTTTCAAAGTGCGCTTTCAAAAATTTCGTGAAGCATTTTGGGCGTTACTCATTATCTTTGTTATTATTGGTGGGATTTATGGGGGTATATTTACTGCCACAGAAGCGGCTGGCATTAGTGCAGTATATGCATTTATTATCTCTGTGTTTGTTTATAAAGATATTAAGCTCAAAGACCTCCATTCAGTATTTTTAGACGCGGCTATCACCACAGCTATGATATTTTTTATTATAGGTTTTGCAGTCGTGTTTGCACATTTTTTAACCAATGAAAGAATCCCCCACCTCATAGCAGAATTTCTTGTCGCGCAGCAAATGAGCTGGTGGGTATTTCTTATCCTTGTAAATATTATGCTCTTTATTATGGGGCAATTTATGGAACCTAGCTCTGTTATTATGATAATGACACCACTGCTTTTACCCATTGCATTAGCTCTTGGTATAGATCCTATACATTTTGGTGTCGTGATGGTTGTAAATATGGAACTCGGTATGCTTACACCACCTGTGGGATTGAATCTTTTTGTAGCAAGTTCGCTCACAGGACTTAGTCTTAAAGATGTAACGGCTTCAGTGCTTCCTTGGCTTGGAATAATGTTATTGGGTTTATTGTTGATAACTTATATTCCTGATATTTCACTTTGGTTACCAAATAAACTCAATTAAAAAGGAGGATTTATGGAGTTTAAAAATATCAAACAAATTGAAAAGGCGCAGAGTTTTAGCCAAAAAGATGGCATAAAGCTTTTTATTGTGCTTATCTTTTTCTTAGTGATTTCACTGCTAGCGATTTTCATTCATACAGGTCATAACACGCTTTTGCTTGTTTTTGCGACTATCATTGGTGGTTATATGGCAATGAGTATTGGGGCAAATGATGTGGCAAACAATGTTGGTCCTGCTGTTGGTTCTCACGCGATTACCCTTGTAGGAGCAATTATAATTGCTGCAATTTGTGAAGCTATGGGGGCAGTTATAGCTGGTGGAGAGGTTGTAGAAACAATTAAATCTGGTATTATAGATTCTCAAAACATTACTGACCCAAGTGTATTTATTGCTCTTATGCTTGCAGCTCTCGCTTCAGGTGCAGTGTGGTTACATCTTGCCACGGCTATTGGAGCTCCTGTTTCAACGACACACTCACTTGTAGGCGGAATATTAGGTGCTGGAATTGTTGCAGTAGGCTTTGATATTGTAAATTGGGGAGAATGCTTACGCATTGTATCAAGTTGGATTATCTCACCTGTGCTTGGTGGCTTAATCGCAGTCATTTTTCTTATCATCATTAAAAAAAGCATTACCTATAAAGAAGATAAGCGTGAGGCAGCCAAAAAAGTAGTGCCTATTCTTGTTTTTGTAATGACTTGGGCTTTTAGTCTTTATCTCATACTCAAAGGATTAAGAAAAATATTGCCATCGCTTAATTTAGGCATATCCGTGTGTATTAGCCTTATTATTGCTGTTGGCGTTTATTTTATAGTGCGTCCTATCATAGCCAAGAAGGCAGATTCTCTTCTTAATACTAAAGAAGATATTAATTCACTCTTTACTATTCCACTTGTTTTTTCAGCAGCACTTTTGAGCTTTGCCCACGGAGCAAATGATGTGGCAAATGCCATTGGACCACTCGCAGCGATTAGTGAAGCACTTGAAAATCTTAGCCAATCTCTCCCCACAGGTAAAGCAAATGTGCCACTATGGATTATGCTTGTAGGGGGCTTGGGTATTTCTTTGGGACTTGCACTCTATGGACCGCGTCTTATTCGCACGGTGGGGAGTGAAATCACTGAATTAGATAAAATGAGGGCATTTTGTATCGCTATGAGTGCAGCTCTAACCGTCCTTTTAGCCTCTCAACTAGGATTGCCTGTAAGCTCAACCCATATTGCTATTGGAGCGATATTTGGTGTGGGTTTCTTGCGTGAGTATCTCAAAAAGCGCTATTATGAAATGCAACAAATTATCATAAAAGCTCATAAAGGTAAGGACGCACAAGAAGTGGAAGCATTTTTAGAACGTTTCAATAAAGCAAGCATCAAGAAAAAAGGTTTAATGTTGGAATCTATTAAGAATAATAGACAGCTTAAAGATATACCATATTTTGACAGG
This DNA window, taken from Helicobacter sp. MIT 21-1697, encodes the following:
- a CDS encoding TRAP transporter large permease, producing the protein MSVAYLMITLFGLLLLGVPVSIALGISAISTLYFFTSYNIIGSAEIMFNGLKPALMAIPMFILAGSLMSKGSSAKRIINFATSLVGHLPGGLPISAILACIIFAAVSGSSPATVVAVGSVMFLAIKSAGYPKSYAVGAITSAGSLGILIPPSVVMIVYGVTAEVSIEKLFMAGVIPGLMIGIMMMLYAYVGAKRLGFKATKPESFKVRFQKFREAFWALLIIFVIIGGIYGGIFTATEAAGISAVYAFIISVFVYKDIKLKDLHSVFLDAAITTAMIFFIIGFAVVFAHFLTNERIPHLIAEFLVAQQMSWWVFLILVNIMLFIMGQFMEPSSVIMIMTPLLLPIALALGIDPIHFGVVMVVNMELGMLTPPVGLNLFVASSLTGLSLKDVTASVLPWLGIMLLGLLLITYIPDISLWLPNKLN
- a CDS encoding inorganic phosphate transporter; its protein translation is MEFKNIKQIEKAQSFSQKDGIKLFIVLIFFLVISLLAIFIHTGHNTLLLVFATIIGGYMAMSIGANDVANNVGPAVGSHAITLVGAIIIAAICEAMGAVIAGGEVVETIKSGIIDSQNITDPSVFIALMLAALASGAVWLHLATAIGAPVSTTHSLVGGILGAGIVAVGFDIVNWGECLRIVSSWIISPVLGGLIAVIFLIIIKKSITYKEDKREAAKKVVPILVFVMTWAFSLYLILKGLRKILPSLNLGISVCISLIIAVGVYFIVRPIIAKKADSLLNTKEDINSLFTIPLVFSAALLSFAHGANDVANAIGPLAAISEALENLSQSLPTGKANVPLWIMLVGGLGISLGLALYGPRLIRTVGSEITELDKMRAFCIAMSAALTVLLASQLGLPVSSTHIAIGAIFGVGFLREYLKKRYYEMQQIIIKAHKGKDAQEVEAFLERFNKASIKKKGLMLESIKNNRQLKDIPYFDRKERKSLKKAYKQELVKRSAINKIVASWLITVPVSAVLGGATYYVITSLGFSI